The following coding sequences lie in one Phycicoccus duodecadis genomic window:
- a CDS encoding PD-(D/E)XK motif protein — MQTDDIQQQWSRLCSEKSPAKKYFDPEHPLEFLFGADDRGRAVMALITPEDPKLDDVSRDVSTHSSRREDGRWATTWTLGDQSLFPTFVRLGVDLAHRSATPTPPHTAIDEFLLALAQWQVLLRPRPPKRLNLERLRGLVAELWAGETVVGEGKPRDELVRAWSGPLGGVQDYTFPSGHVWEVKAKRSKATTVKVSSAEQLDPADKSLHLVVLDLDERSSDFDGARSLVDLVRAWREELGANPAERHLLDLLISRLGVDLSDPYYEETCFTLQQMTVFRVNGEFPSLRAADMPSPVSAVRYQFDVRGLESWIVEGDGTSRE; from the coding sequence ATGCAGACTGACGACATCCAGCAACAGTGGTCTCGTCTGTGCTCGGAGAAGTCGCCGGCCAAGAAGTACTTCGATCCCGAGCATCCACTCGAGTTCCTGTTTGGCGCCGACGATCGTGGTCGAGCGGTGATGGCGCTGATCACTCCTGAAGATCCAAAGCTGGACGACGTCAGTCGGGATGTCTCGACGCACTCCTCGCGACGCGAGGACGGGCGGTGGGCGACCACCTGGACGCTCGGGGACCAGTCGTTGTTCCCCACCTTCGTCCGGCTCGGTGTGGACCTCGCTCATAGGTCCGCCACTCCCACGCCCCCTCACACTGCTATCGATGAGTTCCTCCTTGCCCTCGCGCAATGGCAGGTGCTTCTTCGACCACGACCGCCCAAACGACTCAACTTGGAACGGCTCCGCGGTCTGGTCGCTGAGCTGTGGGCCGGCGAAACCGTAGTCGGCGAGGGCAAACCCCGTGACGAGCTCGTGCGTGCGTGGTCCGGTCCACTCGGCGGTGTTCAGGACTACACGTTTCCGTCGGGGCATGTCTGGGAGGTGAAGGCCAAGCGATCCAAGGCCACCACGGTCAAGGTCTCGTCGGCAGAGCAGCTCGACCCAGCAGACAAGTCACTGCATTTGGTAGTGCTGGACCTCGACGAACGATCGTCCGACTTTGACGGCGCCCGCTCCTTGGTCGACCTGGTACGGGCTTGGAGGGAGGAGCTCGGCGCCAACCCGGCTGAGCGCCACCTACTGGACCTCTTGATCTCACGCTTGGGCGTCGATCTCTCAGATCCCTACTACGAGGAGACATGCTTCACGCTGCAGCAAATGACCGTGTTTCGGGTAAACGGGGAGTTCCCCAGCCTCCGAGCCGCTGACATGCCGAGCCCTGTCAGCGCGGTGAGATACCAATTCGACGTGCGAGGACTGGAGTCGTGGATCGTGGAAGGTGATGGGACCAGCCG